GTTGACACAATTCATACTTTTACCAGCCCAGCCTCATTCTATTTTTGCAACATAACTTTTACCCTGGAATACAAATACGATTACTCGTGCCTGTACTACTCTCAATCGATTATGGTTAAACTAATAGTTAGTGTTTCCACAACAAATCTACAATAAAGGGCAAAAAGCTTTAACTTCTCATGGAGATGTGACTCGTAGAAATTTACACCAACTGAATAGCTAGATTGGATGAGAAATTTTGAATGAAGGCGAGTTGATTGCCTAAGAAAGAAATTATTAAAACCTCTTTAAGGCTCTCAAAAATGCCGGCAAAAAGTGTTGCAATTTTTGAAACCCAATTAGATACAAAACTTATCATCTTTACAAGATTATCATGATATATAACGAAAATAGGCTGTTCCAGAATATCCTTATAAGAGCGAATAAGCCTTCTTTAGCGGCAAGCAATGCTGTGCCACTATGAAAAATGTCGTTTTTCAATTTCTCTATATTTGGTATATCTTGCCAATGGTTAATTCTTAAAATACGTTTTTTTAATTTAGATAATTTAGATATATTGCAATACGGTTCAGTTAAGAAAAATTGTAGGTTGGGTTAAGCAAATCGCAACCCCATAAAGCCTCGGAAATGTTGGGTTTCGTTCCTCAACCCAGCCTACGCAATTTACGGCTTTTGTCGCTAGCTGAATCGTATTGAGATATATTACACATTGCGCTTAATCTATTTTTGAAAAATGATTTAGGACTGCTATAGCTGTTAATTATTATCAAAAACTGTTGTAATAAATTTTCTAGATTTTAATAATATAGTGATTATCTGGACTTGATATTACCTCTTGTAATAGAAAGCAGAGTAAGGGAGATCGGGAGGATGAGGGAGATTAAGATAATAATTCTCAACTCCCAACTCCCTATTCTATTTTTCAATTACTAGAATCATTGGATCTGTTATCATCAGCATTTTGTTTGATAATTACAGATGAATGTTGATGAGCGTTGGTCGTTCGCGTAGGATCTCCGACTGGAGTTGGCATTGCTCTTGATTGTCCATCGTTGTTTCCATCTGGGGATGGCGGTTGGGAGGGTTTAGCAGGTTTTTTCTTCAAGAAGCGTTCTTCCAAATTTTTAATGATTACGTACAGGACTGGAACAATCAGCAAACTCAAAATCGTTGCTACGAGTAGCCCGCCAAATAAGGCTGTTCCTAACGACCAGCGCGAGGCAGAACCGGCTCCGGTGGCGATTACCAGGGGGAAAAATCCTAGCAAGGAGGCACTTGAAGTCATCACAATCGGTCGGAACCTTTCTTGCGCTGCGGTTATGGCTGCTTGTCGAATTGTCAAACCTTCTTCAAGGGCTTGATTGGCAAACTCAACGATCAAAATTGCGTTTTTCGACGCTAATCCAATCAGCATCACCAATGCCACGTTTGCGTAGACATCATTCACCAAACCGCGCAAAGCTAAGGCACTTAATGCGCCTAACAACGCTAACGGTACAGTTAACAAAATAATTGCCGGATCGATATAACTTTCATACTGAGCAGCTAGCGTCAGAAACACCATAATTATCCCGAAGCCAAAAATCAAAATCCCCAAGTTACCTGCACTTAATTCTTCACGGGCAGTGCCAATCCAATCACTGCCAACTCCCGGTGTTGCTGCTTCAGTCACCGCTTGCTGCATTGCTTGAATCGCCTGTCCACTACTGTAGCCCGATGCTTCTCTACCTTGTATATCGATCGCACGGAAGCCGTTGTAATGGGAAATTACAGATGGCCCTGTTGTCGGTGTGATCTTTGCCACCTCGCTCAATCGCACCATTTGGTTATTTGCCGATCGCACATAAAGCCGCCGAATATCATCAGGCGATCGCCGATAGTTAGCATCTGCCTGAATATATACGCGGTAGCTACGCTGTCCCAAGGTAAAATCGTTAACATACTGGGAGCCAATTGCAGCTCCGAGTGTGTTGACAGCTTGTTGAAAATCGATATTAAGTGCTTCTAAACGAGTGCGATCGAAGTCAATTTGAAACTGTGGTGTACTGGCTGTAAATTGGGTAAAAACGCCGCCTTTGAGCGCTGGTTTTTGATTTGCTTGGGCAATCACCGCTTGAGCATTCGCAAAAAAATCATTTATTGTCAGTCGCCCGTTGGTACGGTCTTCTAGCTGTAATTCAAATCCCCCTAAAGTACTAAAGCCTTGAATTGGTGGGGGACTGACTGCGGTGATAATAGCTTCTGGAATCGTTGCAAATTCCCTATTTATTCGGGTTAAGATTGCAGAGGCAGTTTGATTGGGTTGACTGCGCTCCTCCCACGGCTTGAGTTTTGCAAAGAACACGCCGCGATTTGAGCCACTACCTGCAAAGCCAAATCCCGAAGTGGCGAAAATGTTATCAACCTCCGGTTCTTTTTCGAGAATTTGCTCGAGTTTTTCAATTACTCGATCGGTATAGTTGAGGGCAACTCCATCTGGGCCTTGAATAATACCTAAGACAATTCCCTGGTCTTCACTCGGAACAAATCCGGTGGGAACATGGGTAAACATAAAATATGTGGCAGCTAAACCAACCACAAATAATCCAATTACCGCATAACGAATGCGAATCAGAAAATTAACGATCGCTAAATACTTTTCAATGATCCATTGTAAAATTCGATTGAAACGACTAAAAAACCAACCAAGCGGGCCGCGTGCAGGTCGAGGCGGACGGAGCAGAATTGCAGATATACTCGGACTAAAGGAAAGGGCATTAAACGTTGATATGGCGATTGAAAAAGCAATAATCAACGCGAACTGCTGATACATTTTTCCTGTCGAACCTGGGAAAAATGCCACCGGGATAAAAACCGCCATCAATACCAGCGACGTTGAAACTACGGCTCCGGTAAGTTCATCCATTGCCTCGACTGATGCTTGCAGTGGTCGCATTCCTTGTTCAACTTTGCGGGCGATCGCTTCAACAACGATAATGGCATCATCTACAACTAATCCTGTTGCCAAAATTAAGCCAAATAACGTTAAATTATTCAACGAGAATCTAAACACGTAAGCGAATGCTAATGCCCCAATCAGTGAAACGGGAATGGCAACCAGGGGAATAATTGTGGCTCGCCAGTTTTGTAGAAACAGAAAAATCACCAGTACGACAAGAGCGATCGCTTCAACTAGTGTTTTCAGCACTTCTTCGAGTGACGCTTGCACAAACCCAACGGTATCGTAGACAATCTCAGCTTTTAAGCCTGGTGGAAAGTCTTTCATCAACTCATTCATCTGAGCCTGAACGTTTTTGGAGACATCCAGAGCGTTACTACCAGGTGACTGATAAATTGCGATA
The Nostoc punctiforme PCC 73102 genome window above contains:
- a CDS encoding efflux RND transporter permease subunit translates to MIFSIANTFIKRPVLTTVCTLLILIVGGVCIPLLPLNYLPDIAPIRVQVSASYTGADVETVETAVTTTLERQINGVEGMQYMTSNSSAGSSQISVYFGAQTDKNIAQVNVQNRLARATPRLPTTVQQFGVTAQTSSTSILLVYALYPENNEYDALFISNYIDLNLRDQLLRTPGVGDLTIFGEKQYAMRLWLDPNALASRGLTVTDVATALRSQNILAGAGTLGQSPIPPGQSYEIPLRINGQFKDASEFENLVIQAGSNGNLIKLQDVGRAELGSETYTSNARNNGKPSIGIAIYQSPGSNALDVSKNVQAQMNELMKDFPPGLKAEIVYDTVGFVQASLEEVLKTLVEAIALVVLVIFLFLQNWRATIIPLVAIPVSLIGALAFAYVFRFSLNNLTLFGLILATGLVVDDAIIVVEAIARKVEQGMRPLQASVEAMDELTGAVVSTSLVLMAVFIPVAFFPGSTGKMYQQFALIIAFSIAISTFNALSFSPSISAILLRPPRPARGPLGWFFSRFNRILQWIIEKYLAIVNFLIRIRYAVIGLFVVGLAATYFMFTHVPTGFVPSEDQGIVLGIIQGPDGVALNYTDRVIEKLEQILEKEPEVDNIFATSGFGFAGSGSNRGVFFAKLKPWEERSQPNQTASAILTRINREFATIPEAIITAVSPPPIQGFSTLGGFELQLEDRTNGRLTINDFFANAQAVIAQANQKPALKGGVFTQFTASTPQFQIDFDRTRLEALNIDFQQAVNTLGAAIGSQYVNDFTLGQRSYRVYIQADANYRRSPDDIRRLYVRSANNQMVRLSEVAKITPTTGPSVISHYNGFRAIDIQGREASGYSSGQAIQAMQQAVTEAATPGVGSDWIGTAREELSAGNLGILIFGFGIIMVFLTLAAQYESYIDPAIILLTVPLALLGALSALALRGLVNDVYANVALVMLIGLASKNAILIVEFANQALEEGLTIRQAAITAAQERFRPIVMTSSASLLGFFPLVIATGAGSASRWSLGTALFGGLLVATILSLLIVPVLYVIIKNLEERFLKKKPAKPSQPPSPDGNNDGQSRAMPTPVGDPTRTTNAHQHSSVIIKQNADDNRSNDSSN